Part of the Niallia alba genome is shown below.
CAGGCCAGAGGCCGAAGCGGCTCGGCGCTCGCCCCATGGAAAGCGAAGTGTATTCAGGCTGCGGATATTAACACTAACTGTACTGAAACAACCTTTTATAAAACTAATAAAACCCGAACAACCATTTAGGATTCTTTGATAGTTGTTCGGGTTTATCTATGGCTGGAATACTTATGTCCCAGCCTTTTTATTCTTTCTTTTAAGCGTTTGTTAACTGATTATATAAATTACCCATTTCAATGGCGTTAACAGCAGCCTCATACCCTTTATTTCCAGCTTTCGTACCGGCTCTTTCAATCGCTTGCTCAATATTTTCAGTAGTAAGGACTCCGAAGATAACAGGGACCTCTGTACTTAAAGAAACATTAGCCACTCCTTTTGCTACTTCATTACTTACATAGTCAAAATGTGGTGTTGCTCCGCGAATAACAGTCCCAATTGTAATGATTGCATCATATTTACCAGACGCAGCCAATTTTTTTGCTGCTAAAGGTATTTCATATACACCAGGTACCCACATAACTGAAATATCGTCTTCATTCACACCATGACGGCTAAGAGCATCTTCCGCTCCAGATAAAAGTCTTGTCGTGATAAATTCATTAAAACGCGATACAACAATTCCGATTTTTAAGCCAGTTCCAATTAAATTTCCTTCAAATACTTGTTTCATTTTTTACTCCACCTCTTGTAATAAACTTTTTTTATACTGAATTAAATCTTGAATCGTAATCATTTTTAGAGCCCATTTTTTAGCCAATAGATGCAGATCGTTTACTCTTGCCATTGTTCCATCTTCTTTTAAAATTTCACAAATAATGCCGATAGGGGTTGCTCCAGCAAGGATCGCCAAATCAACAGCAGCTTCCGTATGTCCGTTCCGCTTTAGCACACCACCATCCTTTGCTATCAAAGGGAAGATATGACCAGGTCTAGTAAAGTCATCAGCGATTGCGTTTGAATCAACCATTTTGCTTATGGTGAAGGCGCGTTCATGTGCACTAATTCCCGTTGAAGTCTCCTTATGATCTATACTAATGGTAAAAGCAGTCTTTCGCGGATCACTGCTGCTTGTTACCATTGGAGGGAGATCAAGTTTAGTAGCGAGATTTTGCGGAATTGGTACACAGATTAACCCACGACCTTCTTTTGCCATAAAATTAATCATTTCTGGGCTGACATGATCCGCCAACCCAATGAAATCACCTTCGTTTTCCCGGTCCTCATCATCACAAACAATAACCACTTTGCCTTTTGTTAAATCTGATAAAGCATCTTCAATGGAATCAAACATTGTTTTCTTCCTTTCACTGTAAATTGTTTTTAAAAAAAGCCATTTTCTTTTAAAAATGAAGCGTTCAGTTTTGACTCTGTTTTTATGAGTGGTTCTTTGGATCTCGCCATAAGCGAATGAAAATATTTGGCCAAAAGGTCAAACTCAATATTTACAAGATCACCTTTTCGCTTATGCCCAATAATGCTAACGATAGAAGTATGCGGAATTAGTGAGACAAAGATGGAGTTAGCTGTCGTTTTAAAGATGGTTAAACTAGTTCCATCAATTGTGATTGAACCTTTCTCCATTGTCAGATGAACCTTGTCTTCCGGGATGCGAATTTCTACTAATGTGCTATTTTCTATATTTTCTGTAGACAAAATGGTTCCTGTGCAATCAACATGACCTGAAACAAAATGTCCACCAAATCTACCATTAGCTAGCATAGCACGTTCAAGGTTGACGGATTGACCATTTTTAAGATGCTGCAATGTCGTGTCATAGAAAGTATTTGGCATCACATCCACTGTAAACCATCCTTTGTTAAAGGAAGTAACCGTTAAACAAGCACCATTTACTGCAATACTGTCACCAATTTTTATATCTTCCATAATTCGGTCAGCTTGAATCGAAAGAGAAATTGTATGTCCCGTTTTTTTACTATGCTTCACAACACCTAATTCTTCCACTAGCCCTGTAAACAAAGGAAGTTCCTCCTTTCTAGAAAAATCGAAGCTCTTAAATAGTGTATTGGGGTCAAAAAATATTTACATGTATCAATTAAAGTTTAATAAGGGGCATCGAGCATAGGTTTCTGCCATACCAACTTAGATAAACTAAACTTTAAATAAAATACCAAATAAAAAACCCCGTATAAAAAAATTATACGGGGTCATTGTATACTTAAATAAACATATTGCATTATAGAAAGGCTAAATTGTTTTACGTTATATTGGCTACCAGTCGCTGCCGATTGCCGCTACTCTCCATATTACAAGTATAAATATGTGGCAATTTGGTTGAACAAACCGTAAAAATATAACAAAACAAACCTATAGCAGACAAGAAAAAACTTCCTTGACGAATTCTATAAAGCATATACTTTGGTCATGAATTTTGCCTTCTCCCATCCAGACTATACTGTCGGCTTTGGTTTCTCACCAAATCCACCGTTTTATGTATTGACCATATGTAAACTGATTCACTGCTAAAAATATTATTAACAAATGAATAGTAGGAGTCAATATTAAATATAAAACGGGTCACGGGCTTAGAGTATACCGATACTCATCACCGCCGGTTGGGAATTTCACCCGACCCCGAAGGCGATCACACTTAATGTGTAACCATAACTATTTAATTAACTGTATAGTACACTGTTTCATTTGAATTATCAATCATTTTCTCTTACAAGTCATATTTACACTACGAAGGCAGGATTAACAAAGAGGAAAAATCGATGTGTTTCTTTCTTTCATTTGGTCACACTATAAGTAAGAAGGAGGTCTCCTTAGATGAAGATTGCAGAAAATGTTTATGGCTATCGAACAGCCATAGCCAATATTGCGTATATTGCTGGATTAGGGGAAACAAAGGAAGAGTGGGTACTTATTGATACAGGAGTTCCATTTTCTGCTCCATTCATTTTGAAAAATTCAAAGAAGCTTTTTAAAGATAAAAAACCGTTAGCAATTATTTTAACACATGCACATTTCGACCATATCGGAGCACTGCAAACATTAGTAAGAGTATGGGATGTTCCTGTATATATTCATGAAAAAGAAATGTCCTATTTAGAAAGTGAGAAAAAATATCCTCCTCCCACACCATTTAAAGAAAAGGGGATGATGTCTTTTCTTTCCCCACTTTATCCACGCGATGGAATTGCTTTTCATTCCAATATAAAAGTGATTTCAGCTGAAGATTCCTTATACTTTTTAGAAGGATGGAAATGGCTCCATACACCGGGACATACGGATGGTCATATCTCCCTATTTAGAGAAAAAGACGGTCTGCTATTAGCAGGGGATGCACTTATTACCGTTAGACAAGAGTCGTTATTTGCCGTGTTAATGCAGAAAAAAGAAATTCATGGACCGCCAGCATACTTCACACCGAATGTAGAAACTAGCTTCACATCAATAGAAAAATTATTAGCACTTGATCCACATATTTTATATTCAGGACATGGAATGCCAATGTACGGAAATGAAATAAAAGAAGGAATTAATAAACTTCTTTATCAGCATTCTACCGAAAATTTAGTAAAGGGCAATTGAGTTTATCATAATAACATTATGTTAATTAAAAAACAAGGTAAATTGCCATGTTACAGCATAAAAGTCAAAGGCTAGTGTAACTAGGCGATTTACTATTTTATTTAGCAGTTCTCCAATAACTAAATTAGTTATTAATTTATTTGCATCCAGCATTACAAATAATCACGTGGTAATACAACTTAGTTAAACTCACTAAATATTAGAATGGATAGGAACTTTTTCTGCCAAGATATTATCCTTTATCGAATCTCTATTTCATGATAGTCTTATTTATTAGAAGATTGATATAGTGAGGAGAATTAGATGAAATTAGTAACTTGGAATGTGAATGGAATTAGAGCCTGTGTGAAGAAAGGCTTTATAGATTTCTTTCAACAAATAGATGCAGATATCTTTTGCCTGCAAGAAACAAAACTACAAGAAGGACAAATTAAATTAGAGTTAGAGGGCTACCATCAGTTTTGGAATTATGCAGAAAGAAAAGGCTATTCAGGGACTGCTGTCTTCACAAAAGAAAAACCGCTTGCTGTAACATATGGAGTTGGAGAAGATTTTGAAGAATTAGAAGGAAGAGCCATTACCTTAGAATTTGAAAACTTCTTTCTATTAAATGTTTATACACCTAATTCGAAACGTGATTTAAGTAGATTATCTTATCGAGTAGGATGGGAAAAGCAACTAAAACAATATATTTTATCATTAGAGGCAATCAAACCAGTCATTTATTGTGGTGATTTAAACGTTGCTCATCAAGAAATTGATTTAAAAAATCCGAAACCAAATATAGGGAATTCAGGATTCACAACAGAAGAAAGAAATGAAATGACCAGTTTATTGGAATTAGGATTTGTTGATAGCTTTAGACATTTATATCCAGAGCGAACAGATGTGTACACATGGTGGAGCTATATGGCTAAAGTAAGGGAAAGAAATATCGGCTGGAGAATCGACTATTTTATCGTTTCTAATCAACTAAAAGACAATATAACAGATGTTAATATTCATTGCGATGTAATGGGAAGCGATCATTGTCCAGTACAACTTGATATACAAATATAACCCTAAATAAACGGGCATCCTATTAATGCTACCATTGTTGAAAGATGAGTAAAAACACTTCACTATGGTGCAGATGCCCTTTTTCGTCTGCAACTATCATTTCCTTGTACCTATAGTTAGATTATAACTTTCAAAAAAGTAGAAAGTTATTCATACATACATAGAAGGAGGAAACTTCATATGAATTTAAAAGGAATTCATCACGTTTCTGCCATGACAGCGAAAGCAAAAGAGAACTATCCATTTTATACCGATATTTTAGGTCTTCGCCTTATAAAGAAAACAGTTAATCAAGATAATCCATCTGTCTATCATTTATTTTATGGAGATGAACAGGGGAATCCGGGAACAGAGTTGACTTTTTTTGAAATTCCACATATGGCCCCCAACAGAGAAGGAGTGAGCAGCATTTCTGCAACTTCTTTACGTGTTCCAAGTAATAAAGCGTTAGAATTTTGGCTGAAACGCTTCGATGATTATGGTGTAAAACATGGAGAAATTAGCGAAAGAGCAGGCAGATTAACGTTAGAATTTAGAGACTTTGAAACACAACGCTTTTTCTTAGTATCCGATGAAAACGATAACGGTGTAAAATCCGGTATTCCATGGGATAAAAGTCCAGTTCCAACAGAATTTGCGATTACAGGACTTGGGCCCGTACAATTAACTGTACGCCGCACAGAATCGACTATTCGCGTATTAACAGATTTGCTGGGATTTCGCTTAAAAAATAGCTTTCCATCCACAATTGAGAATCAACAACCTATAATGGTGTTCGAAACTGGTGAGGGAGGTTCTGGGGCGGAAATTCACCTAGAGGAACGCACTGAC
Proteins encoded:
- the ribB gene encoding 3,4-dihydroxy-2-butanone-4-phosphate synthase → MFDSIEDALSDLTKGKVVIVCDDEDRENEGDFIGLADHVSPEMINFMAKEGRGLICVPIPQNLATKLDLPPMVTSSSDPRKTAFTISIDHKETSTGISAHERAFTISKMVDSNAIADDFTRPGHIFPLIAKDGGVLKRNGHTEAAVDLAILAGATPIGIICEILKEDGTMARVNDLHLLAKKWALKMITIQDLIQYKKSLLQEVE
- the ribE gene encoding riboflavin synthase, translating into MFTGLVEELGVVKHSKKTGHTISLSIQADRIMEDIKIGDSIAVNGACLTVTSFNKGWFTVDVMPNTFYDTTLQHLKNGQSVNLERAMLANGRFGGHFVSGHVDCTGTILSTENIENSTLVEIRIPEDKVHLTMEKGSITIDGTSLTIFKTTANSIFVSLIPHTSIVSIIGHKRKGDLVNIEFDLLAKYFHSLMARSKEPLIKTESKLNASFLKENGFF
- a CDS encoding exodeoxyribonuclease III; amino-acid sequence: MKLVTWNVNGIRACVKKGFIDFFQQIDADIFCLQETKLQEGQIKLELEGYHQFWNYAERKGYSGTAVFTKEKPLAVTYGVGEDFEELEGRAITLEFENFFLLNVYTPNSKRDLSRLSYRVGWEKQLKQYILSLEAIKPVIYCGDLNVAHQEIDLKNPKPNIGNSGFTTEERNEMTSLLELGFVDSFRHLYPERTDVYTWWSYMAKVRERNIGWRIDYFIVSNQLKDNITDVNIHCDVMGSDHCPVQLDIQI
- a CDS encoding MBL fold metallo-hydrolase, with amino-acid sequence MKIAENVYGYRTAIANIAYIAGLGETKEEWVLIDTGVPFSAPFILKNSKKLFKDKKPLAIILTHAHFDHIGALQTLVRVWDVPVYIHEKEMSYLESEKKYPPPTPFKEKGMMSFLSPLYPRDGIAFHSNIKVISAEDSLYFLEGWKWLHTPGHTDGHISLFREKDGLLLAGDALITVRQESLFAVLMQKKEIHGPPAYFTPNVETSFTSIEKLLALDPHILYSGHGMPMYGNEIKEGINKLLYQHSTENLVKGN
- the ribH gene encoding 6,7-dimethyl-8-ribityllumazine synthase, giving the protein MKQVFEGNLIGTGLKIGIVVSRFNEFITTRLLSGAEDALSRHGVNEDDISVMWVPGVYEIPLAAKKLAASGKYDAIITIGTVIRGATPHFDYVSNEVAKGVANVSLSTEVPVIFGVLTTENIEQAIERAGTKAGNKGYEAAVNAIEMGNLYNQLTNA
- a CDS encoding ring-cleaving dioxygenase — protein: MNLKGIHHVSAMTAKAKENYPFYTDILGLRLIKKTVNQDNPSVYHLFYGDEQGNPGTELTFFEIPHMAPNREGVSSISATSLRVPSNKALEFWLKRFDDYGVKHGEISERAGRLTLEFRDFETQRFFLVSDENDNGVKSGIPWDKSPVPTEFAITGLGPVQLTVRRTESTIRVLTDLLGFRLKNSFPSTIENQQPIMVFETGEGGSGAEIHLEERTDLKVQRLGRGGVHHVALRADNEDELYQWIEKINDARFQNSGFVDRFYFKSLYFREPNGILFEIATDGPGFATDEELEHLGESLALPPFLEPKRADIESILEPLDTNKKPY